The window AAGTCGGTGAGCAGGTGGATGGAGTGCCGGCCGTCCAGGCGGGTGCGGGCGTACTCGCGGGCGGCCCGTTCGTGGTCCGTCCCGGCGGGACCGAGCGTGCCGAGCGACCAGGTGGTGGGCAGGGTGGGCGACGCCGCCGGCGCGGTCACTGCTGTGTTCCTGCCGGATCGTTGGCCATCAGCTCGTCCTCGAGGCGGCAGGCCGTCTCGATCAGCTCCGCCGCGATCCGATCCAGCAGGTCGTCGGGGATGCCGTGGGCGAGGCCGTAGGCGGCGTACCGGCTGCGCACGAACGAGACGCGGTCGCTCTGCATCATCGGTACGCCGCTGGCCTGCTTGTGCCGCGCGATCCTGCGGATCACGTCGAACCGGCTCTTGATGGCCTCGAGAATGCGGAGGTCGACCACGTCCAGCTCGTGACGCAGCCGGTCCAACTCGTCCAATGGGGATCCTTCTCTCGAGTAGCGATCCTCGTGCCTCATGCCGTGTCACCGCTCTGTAGACGCATTCGCAGGCCGATCGAGCGGAAGCCCTGCCGGGAGTAGAAGGAGCGGGTTCGCGGCTCCTGCGCGAACCGGTGCGAGGGAAGACCCACCTCGACCGTCCGGATGCCCGCGGTGGCGAGTTCCCCGAGGAGACCGGAGACCAGCGCCGCGCCCACGCCGGCACCGCGGGCCTGCGGGCTCACGAACAACTCCTCGATGAGCGCGTAGCGGCCCGCCGTCCGCACCGCGAACGGGAAGCTCGCCGTGAGGATGCCCACCGGCACGGCGGCACGGGACGCCCGCGCCGGGGCGTGGTCCAGGTCGGCGAGGAGTACGAGTCCGCGGGACGGGTCGCCGAGCAGTTCTTCGGCGGCGCTCCGGCTCGCTTCGGCGAGCGTACGGTCGGGGACGCCCGAGAGCTCCCGGAGCAACCGGGTGACCACCTCCATCACCAGGTCGACGTCCGAGGGGGCCGCCCGTCGTACGACCGTCTCCTGCCGGCGCGGCTCGCCGGGCCGGTCGGTGCCGGTCACGGGTGCGGCCTCTCGTCCATGGCCGTGGCGTTGACCGCGTTGAGCACCGACTGCGCCTTGAGCGTGACCTCCGCCCATTCCCGTTCCGGGTCGGAGAGGATGGTGAGGGCGCCGCCGGCCCCGACCGTGGTCGTTCCGTCGTGGTGTACCAGGGTGCGGATCACGATGTTGAAGTCGGCCGAGCCGTCGAGGCCGAAGTACCCGATCGTCCCGGAGTAGATCCCCCGCGCCTGTCCTTCGAGTTCGTCGATGATCTGCATGGTGCGCACCTTCGGCGCGCCGGTCATGGATCCGCCGGGGAAGGACGCCCTCATGCAGTCCACGGCGGTCCGGCCCGGTGCCAGTCTTCCTTCGATCTTCGACACCATCTGGTGCACCGTCTCGAACGACTCGATCAACATCAGGGCGGGCACCCGGATCGAACCCGGCTGGCAGACCCGCCCGAGGTCGTTGCGGA is drawn from Micromonospora sp. NBC_01740 and contains these coding sequences:
- a CDS encoding chorismate mutase, with amino-acid sequence MDELDRLRHELDVVDLRILEAIKSRFDVIRRIARHKQASGVPMMQSDRVSFVRSRYAAYGLAHGIPDDLLDRIAAELIETACRLEDELMANDPAGTQQ
- a CDS encoding GNAT family N-acetyltransferase, with the protein product MTGTDRPGEPRRQETVVRRAAPSDVDLVMEVVTRLLRELSGVPDRTLAEASRSAAEELLGDPSRGLVLLADLDHAPARASRAAVPVGILTASFPFAVRTAGRYALIEELFVSPQARGAGVGAALVSGLLGELATAGIRTVEVGLPSHRFAQEPRTRSFYSRQGFRSIGLRMRLQSGDTA